A genomic region of Xanthomonas fragariae contains the following coding sequences:
- a CDS encoding FAD binding domain-containing protein, which translates to MDARDGARMMPLSYTRPDSIDVALGAIASRGDNAHPLPSEAPVRLIAGGTNLTDLMKLQLMRPSSLVDINRLPLNSISMQPDGGLRLGALARNADTAYHPQVQARYPLLSAAILAGASPQIRNMASNGGNLLQRTRCMYFYDHATPCNKRAPGTGCSAIGGLTKYNAILGTSAQCIATHPSDMCVALAALDAVVHVQGPTGERAIAFAQFHRLPGDRPELDSTLAPDELIVHIDLPNAQRFVAHSVYLKIRERLSYAFALVSVAAALELAEDGSIRDLRVALGGVAHKPWRNRDAEAQLVGLPATTESFGGLADALLQGAQPQGENAFKLPLARRAIVRALNVAREGTIDNRGRTRALEQSP; encoded by the coding sequence GTGGACGCCAGGGACGGTGCCCGCATGATGCCGCTCAGCTATACGCGCCCGGACAGCATCGATGTTGCACTTGGCGCCATCGCATCGCGCGGCGACAACGCGCATCCGCTGCCGTCCGAAGCTCCCGTGCGCCTGATCGCTGGCGGCACCAATCTCACCGATTTGATGAAGCTGCAGCTGATGCGGCCTAGCAGCCTGGTCGACATCAATCGCCTGCCGCTGAATAGCATCAGCATGCAGCCCGATGGCGGATTGCGTCTGGGTGCGCTGGCACGTAACGCCGACACCGCCTATCACCCGCAGGTCCAAGCGCGTTACCCATTGCTGAGTGCGGCCATTCTGGCCGGCGCCTCGCCGCAGATCCGCAACATGGCCAGCAACGGCGGCAATTTGCTGCAGCGTACGCGTTGCATGTATTTTTACGACCACGCCACGCCGTGCAACAAGCGTGCACCGGGCACCGGCTGCTCGGCCATCGGCGGGCTGACCAAATACAACGCCATTCTCGGCACCAGCGCACAGTGCATCGCCACGCATCCATCCGACATGTGCGTGGCATTGGCGGCGCTGGATGCGGTGGTGCACGTGCAAGGCCCCACTGGCGAACGCGCTATCGCGTTTGCGCAGTTCCACCGCCTGCCCGGAGATCGCCCGGAGCTGGACAGCACGTTGGCGCCGGACGAATTGATCGTGCATATCGATCTACCCAATGCACAGCGCTTCGTCGCGCACAGCGTATATCTGAAAATCCGCGAGCGCCTGTCGTACGCGTTTGCACTGGTGTCGGTGGCGGCCGCGTTGGAGTTGGCCGAAGACGGCAGCATTCGCGACCTCCGCGTGGCACTGGGCGGCGTGGCGCACAAGCCGTGGCGCAACCGGGACGCAGAAGCGCAGTTGGTCGGCTTGCCGGCCACGACGGAGAGCTTTGGCGGTTTGGCCGATGCCTTGCTGCAAGGCGCGCAACCGCAAGGCGAAAACGCCTTCAAACTGCCGCTGGCACGCCGCGCCATCGTGCGCGCATTGAACGTCGCTCGCGAAGGCACCATCGACAACCGCGGGCGCACCCGCGCGCTGGAGCAATCGCCATGA
- a CDS encoding (2Fe-2S)-binding protein: protein MTATPATANHTSPATATTAAPTYPVKMRINGQPYQLQLEAWVSLLDLLRDRLDLTGSKKGCDHGQCGACTVLVDGRRINSCLTLAVMQDGADITTIEGLADGDQLHPLQRAFIDNDALQCGYCTPGQLCSAVGLINEGKAHDRDQVRELMSGNLCRCGAYPQITDAVMEVMGTSSDSSESATTPWTPGTVPA, encoded by the coding sequence ATGACTGCCACGCCCGCCACTGCCAATCACACCTCGCCGGCAACCGCCACCACCGCTGCGCCGACATACCCGGTCAAAATGCGCATCAATGGTCAGCCGTATCAATTACAGCTCGAAGCCTGGGTGAGCCTGCTCGATCTGTTGCGCGACCGGCTCGATCTCACCGGCAGCAAAAAGGGCTGCGATCACGGCCAGTGCGGTGCCTGCACGGTGCTGGTCGACGGCCGCCGCATCAACAGCTGTCTGACGCTTGCTGTGATGCAGGACGGTGCCGACATCACCACCATCGAAGGCTTGGCTGACGGCGATCAGCTGCACCCGCTGCAGCGCGCCTTCATCGACAACGATGCCTTGCAGTGCGGCTATTGCACGCCCGGCCAGCTGTGTTCGGCGGTCGGCCTGATCAACGAAGGCAAGGCGCATGATCGCGATCAGGTGCGTGAGCTGATGAGCGGAAATCTGTGCCGCTGCGGCGCCTATCCGCAGATCACCGATGCGGTGATGGAGGTCATGGGCACATCCAGCGACAGCAGCGAGAGCGCCACCACCCCGTGGACGCCAGGGACGGTGCCCGCATGA
- a CDS encoding GIY-YIG nuclease family protein yields the protein MSTRERNIAKVAIDGRCFTYVFPCQWEDHCKIGFSRDPLGRISSLHPRWFAFFDLQRGLLMEAERERDARDLELQLRRPLLAHNAPAPLAIRAIAGGHTEWFRGVSEALEHAVARLQAQGYRVFVLGDWLQAAMAQRIDRLYDWAAVQLNPDELDGLTGPTPAQRTLRDVLDGYQALDLPLHAHLPEHICAWYYRSA from the coding sequence GTGAGCACACGTGAACGCAATATTGCCAAGGTCGCGATCGACGGGCGCTGTTTTACCTATGTATTCCCGTGCCAGTGGGAGGACCATTGCAAGATCGGTTTCTCGCGCGATCCGTTGGGGCGCATCAGCAGCCTGCATCCGCGCTGGTTCGCTTTCTTCGATCTGCAACGTGGGTTATTAATGGAGGCCGAACGCGAGCGCGACGCGCGCGATCTGGAATTGCAACTGCGCCGCCCCTTGCTTGCGCACAACGCACCGGCGCCACTGGCGATCCGTGCGATAGCGGGCGGACATACCGAGTGGTTTCGTGGCGTGAGTGAAGCGCTGGAACATGCGGTGGCCCGATTGCAGGCGCAGGGGTATCGCGTGTTCGTATTGGGTGATTGGCTACAGGCGGCGATGGCGCAGCGGATTGATCGGTTGTACGACTGGGCGGCAGTGCAGTTGAATCCGGACGAACTGGATGGCCTGACCGGCCCGACACCGGCGCAACGTACCCTGCGCGATGTGCTCGATGGCTATCAGGCGTTGGACCTGCCGCTGCATGCGCATCTCCCCGAGCACATCTGTGCGTGGTACTACCGTAGCGCCTGA
- the lexA gene encoding transcriptional repressor LexA, whose translation MQPLSPKRAAVLAFLQEQAQAGVSPSLAEIAQAFGFASRNAAQKHVQALAEGGLIELLPNQKRGIRVPGGAGREAVLALPVLGRVAAGVPIGADIGLDRQLWLDRALFSLRPDYLLQVQGDSMIDDGILDGDLVGVHRSNDARDGQIVVARVDGEITIKRLERGAERIRLLPRNRAHAPIVVAADADFAIEGLYCGLIRQG comes from the coding sequence ATGCAACCCCTGTCTCCTAAACGCGCCGCAGTGCTGGCGTTCTTGCAAGAACAAGCCCAGGCGGGTGTGTCGCCCAGTTTGGCCGAGATCGCGCAAGCCTTTGGGTTTGCCTCGCGCAATGCTGCGCAGAAGCACGTGCAGGCGCTGGCCGAGGGCGGGTTGATCGAGTTGCTGCCGAACCAGAAGCGTGGCATCCGCGTGCCAGGCGGGGCCGGGCGCGAGGCGGTACTGGCCTTGCCGGTGCTGGGCCGGGTGGCAGCCGGTGTCCCGATCGGTGCGGATATCGGCCTGGACCGGCAACTATGGCTAGACCGCGCGCTGTTCTCGCTGCGTCCGGATTATCTGCTGCAGGTGCAAGGCGATTCGATGATCGACGATGGCATTCTGGACGGCGATCTGGTCGGCGTGCACCGCAGCAACGATGCGCGCGATGGTCAGATCGTGGTGGCGCGGGTGGATGGCGAGATCACCATCAAGCGTTTGGAGCGCGGGGCCGAGCGTATCCGGCTGCTGCCGCGCAATCGCGCGCATGCGCCGATTGTGGTGGCGGCCGATGCCGATTTCGCGATCGAAGGGCTGTATTGCGGTCTGATCCGGCAGGGCTGA
- the imuA gene encoding translesion DNA synthesis-associated protein ImuA, producing MSQEPARIRQGGNAAVALPLELDALLAARTVWRAGRGTATANGGESTGHAELDAVLPDAGWPRRALTELLLPTHGVGEIALLLPTLARMTGASSRVVLVAPPFIPYAPAWQAGGVVLEHLEVVQAEPREALWAFEQCLRSGACAAVLGWPQTGDMRALRRLQVAADSGNCCAFALRDRRHAVNASPAALRLEFLPERDAWQVRKCRGGQVPSQPLRLAH from the coding sequence ATGAGCCAGGAGCCGGCGCGCATCAGACAGGGCGGCAACGCGGCAGTGGCCTTGCCGCTGGAGCTGGATGCCTTGCTGGCTGCGCGCACGGTGTGGCGCGCAGGTCGTGGCACCGCTACCGCCAATGGTGGCGAATCCACCGGGCATGCCGAGCTGGACGCGGTATTGCCCGATGCTGGTTGGCCGCGGCGTGCGCTCACCGAATTGCTGCTGCCCACACACGGCGTGGGCGAGATCGCGTTGTTGTTGCCCACGCTGGCACGCATGACCGGCGCCAGCAGTCGAGTGGTGTTGGTGGCACCGCCGTTCATTCCTTACGCGCCGGCATGGCAGGCGGGCGGGGTGGTGCTGGAGCATCTGGAAGTAGTGCAGGCCGAGCCGCGCGAGGCGTTGTGGGCGTTCGAACAATGCCTGCGCAGCGGTGCGTGCGCCGCGGTGCTGGGCTGGCCGCAGACCGGCGATATGCGCGCGTTGCGACGTCTGCAGGTCGCTGCCGACAGCGGCAACTGCTGCGCGTTCGCGCTGCGCGATCGTCGGCATGCGGTCAATGCATCGCCGGCCGCCCTGCGGCTGGAATTTTTACCTGAGCGCGATGCTTGGCAGGTGCGTAAGTGCCGCGGTGGGCAAGTCCCGTCGCAGCCGTTGCGACTGGCGCATTGA
- a CDS encoding Y-family DNA polymerase — MLWACILLPQLALDAVLRRLEEPQAPLVLVEGPAQLRRLHSVNAAVAAAGLKAGMRLSAAHAMMTQVRTIDYDAQHEARTQRFLAAWAYRHSSLVSQQWSRAIVLEAGASFRLFGPWPRFERRLRDELQALGFQHRLALAPTPRAARVLAGLRDGMVVTELPALHNTLDKVPVRRAALPDDAGERLQHMGVRTLAAVRALPRDGLRRRFGAGLLDHLDRLYGQADDPLDCYAPADHFDHRVELGYEVETHPALLFPLRRLIGDLCTYLSIRDGGVQRFLLRLEHEEGATDVEIGLLTPERAPTVLFELARNRLERVEIPRPVVAVGVLARQLPAFVPAMRDLFDQRAQQSVDWLQLRERLRARLGDEAVYRVLPADDPRPERAWRCAIGDAVREAVAPPRPPRPTWLLPHPVPLHDAQLRIISGPERLESGWWDEGEVRRDYYVVETARGRRGWAFAAPGRVDGWMLHGWFA, encoded by the coding sequence ATGCTGTGGGCCTGCATTTTGCTGCCGCAGCTGGCGCTGGACGCCGTCCTTCGGCGTCTGGAAGAGCCGCAGGCGCCGCTGGTATTGGTGGAAGGGCCAGCGCAGCTGCGCCGCCTGCATTCGGTCAATGCCGCTGTCGCCGCTGCGGGGTTGAAGGCCGGCATGCGGCTGTCGGCGGCGCACGCAATGATGACGCAAGTGCGCACCATCGATTACGACGCACAGCATGAGGCGCGCACGCAACGTTTTCTCGCGGCATGGGCATATCGGCACAGTTCATTGGTGAGCCAGCAATGGTCGCGCGCTATCGTGCTGGAGGCCGGTGCCAGCTTCCGCTTGTTCGGCCCATGGCCACGTTTCGAGCGTCGTCTGCGCGATGAGCTGCAGGCGTTGGGCTTCCAGCACCGGCTTGCACTTGCCCCCACGCCGCGCGCCGCACGTGTGCTGGCCGGCTTGCGCGATGGCATGGTGGTGACGGAATTGCCGGCATTGCACAACACGCTCGACAAGGTGCCGGTACGCCGCGCTGCCTTGCCCGACGATGCTGGCGAACGCTTGCAACACATGGGTGTGCGCACGCTCGCTGCGGTGCGGGCGTTGCCGCGCGATGGACTGCGCCGGCGCTTCGGCGCGGGCTTGCTCGATCATCTGGATCGCCTCTACGGCCAGGCCGACGACCCCTTGGATTGCTACGCACCCGCGGATCATTTCGATCACCGTGTAGAGCTGGGTTACGAGGTGGAAACGCATCCGGCGTTGTTGTTTCCGCTGCGTCGCTTGATCGGCGATCTGTGCACGTATCTGTCCATTCGCGATGGCGGCGTGCAGCGCTTTTTGCTGCGCCTGGAACACGAAGAAGGCGCCACCGATGTCGAGATCGGCTTGCTGACACCGGAGCGTGCACCGACAGTATTGTTCGAGCTTGCGCGCAACCGGCTGGAGCGGGTGGAGATCCCACGGCCGGTGGTGGCGGTGGGTGTGTTGGCGCGGCAACTGCCGGCGTTCGTGCCGGCGATGCGCGATCTGTTCGATCAACGCGCGCAGCAATCGGTGGACTGGTTGCAACTGCGCGAGCGCTTGCGTGCGCGTCTTGGCGATGAGGCGGTCTATCGCGTGCTTCCAGCCGACGACCCGCGCCCGGAACGCGCCTGGCGTTGCGCTATCGGCGATGCAGTACGCGAAGCCGTTGCGCCCCCGCGCCCACCGCGTCCGACCTGGTTGCTGCCGCATCCGGTGCCCCTGCATGATGCGCAGCTGCGCATCATCTCCGGCCCGGAACGGCTGGAAAGCGGCTGGTGGGACGAGGGCGAAGTACGGCGTGATTACTACGTCGTGGAGACCGCACGTGGCCGACGCGGCTGGGCATTCGCCGCACCAGGCCGTGTGGATGGCTGGATGTTGCATGGATGGTTCGCGTGA
- a CDS encoding error-prone DNA polymerase, which translates to MSRDDTIDGVDRDTPGGRMPRAWNVAARLRAANDDITHAAVADDLPAYAELHCLSDFSFLRGASSAEHLFARAQHCGYSALAITDECSLAGIVRALEAARVTGVRLIVGSEFTLVDGTRFVLLVENAHGYPQLCALITTARRAVSKGAYRLGRAEVEAQLRGVAPGVFAVWLPGTHPQAEQGVWLQQVFAGRAFLAVELHREQDDAARLHALQMLAQQLGMTALASGDVHMAQRRERIVQDTLTAIRHTLPLAECGAHLFRNGERHLRTRRALGNIYPDALLQATVELAQRCTFDISKLQYTYPRELVPHGHTPASYLRQLTEEGMREHWPDGVSAKVRDDIEKELVLIAKKNYEAFFLTVQDVVRFARSQHILCQGRGSSANSAVCYALGITAVNPDETRLLMARFLSEKRDEPPDIDVDFEHERREEVLQYIYTKYGRERAALAATVICYRGKSAVRDVAKAFGLPPDQIALLANCYGWGNGQTPMQQRIEETGFDLANPLINKILVVTEHLRDHPRHLSQHVGGFVISDEPLSMLVPVENAAMADRTIIQWDKDDLETMKLLKVDCLALGMLTCIRKTLDLVRGHRGRDYSIATLPGEDAPTYKMIQRADTVGVFQVESRAQMAMLPRLKPAVFYDLVIEVAIVRPGPIQGDMVHPYLRRRQGREAVSYPSPEVEDILKPTLGVPLFQEQVMELLMHAADYTESEADTLRRSMAAWRRGGDMEQHRARVRERMQGRGYASTFIEQIFEQIKGFGSYGFPQSHAASFAKLVYASCWLKRHEPAAFACGLLNAQPMGFYSASQIVQDARRGSPERARVEVLPVDVLHSAWDNTLVGGRPWRSDADPGEQPAIRLGMRQIAGLSEGAAKRVVAARTQLAFVDIGDLCLRAALDEKARLALAEAGALQSMAGNRNAARWAMAGVEARRPLLPGSPEERPVDFQAPRAGEEILADYRSVGLSLRQHPMALLRPQMRQRRILGLRDLQGRSHGSGVHVAGLVTQRQRPATAKGTIFVTLEDEHGMINVIVWSHLALRRRRTLLESRLLGVRGRWERVDGVEHLIAGDLHDLSDLLGDMQLPSRDFH; encoded by the coding sequence ATGAGCCGGGATGACACCATCGACGGTGTAGACCGCGACACTCCTGGCGGGCGCATGCCGCGCGCCTGGAATGTCGCTGCACGTTTGCGTGCGGCCAATGACGACATCACACATGCGGCAGTCGCTGATGATCTGCCTGCGTATGCCGAGCTGCATTGCTTGTCGGACTTCTCGTTTCTGCGCGGCGCCTCCAGTGCCGAGCACTTGTTCGCGCGCGCGCAGCACTGCGGCTACAGCGCCTTGGCGATCACTGACGAATGCTCGCTGGCCGGCATCGTGCGCGCTCTGGAAGCGGCGCGTGTCACCGGCGTGCGCTTGATCGTTGGCAGCGAATTCACCCTGGTCGATGGCACCCGCTTTGTACTGCTGGTGGAAAATGCGCACGGTTATCCGCAGTTGTGCGCACTGATTACCACTGCGCGGCGTGCGGTAAGCAAGGGCGCGTATCGGCTGGGGCGTGCCGAGGTGGAGGCGCAGTTGCGTGGTGTCGCACCTGGCGTATTTGCAGTGTGGCTGCCCGGCACACACCCGCAGGCCGAGCAGGGTGTCTGGTTGCAACAGGTATTTGCAGGGCGTGCGTTTCTGGCGGTGGAACTGCATCGCGAACAGGACGATGCTGCGCGCTTACACGCCTTGCAGATGCTGGCGCAGCAACTTGGCATGACCGCACTGGCCAGTGGCGATGTGCATATGGCACAGCGACGCGAACGCATCGTGCAAGACACCTTGACCGCCATCCGCCACACCTTGCCGCTGGCCGAGTGCGGCGCGCACCTGTTCCGCAACGGCGAGCGTCATCTGCGCACGCGGCGTGCATTGGGCAACATCTATCCAGATGCGCTGTTGCAGGCCACGGTGGAGTTGGCGCAGCGCTGTACCTTCGACATTTCAAAGCTCCAATACACCTATCCCAGAGAGCTGGTGCCGCATGGTCATACGCCGGCCAGCTATCTGCGCCAGCTGACCGAGGAGGGAATGCGTGAGCACTGGCCCGATGGTGTGTCTGCCAAGGTGCGTGACGACATCGAAAAAGAATTGGTGCTGATCGCCAAGAAAAACTACGAGGCATTCTTCCTGACCGTGCAGGACGTGGTGCGCTTCGCACGCTCGCAGCACATCCTGTGTCAGGGGCGGGGGTCGTCGGCCAATTCGGCGGTGTGTTATGCGTTGGGCATCACCGCGGTCAATCCCGATGAAACCCGTTTGCTGATGGCGCGCTTTCTCTCCGAAAAGCGCGATGAGCCGCCGGATATCGATGTCGACTTCGAGCACGAGCGGCGCGAGGAGGTGCTGCAATACATCTATACCAAGTACGGGCGCGAGCGTGCCGCATTGGCCGCCACCGTTATCTGCTATCGCGGCAAGAGCGCAGTGCGCGACGTGGCCAAGGCTTTCGGTCTGCCGCCTGACCAGATCGCGCTGCTGGCCAATTGCTACGGCTGGGGCAATGGCCAAACGCCGATGCAACAGCGTATCGAAGAAACTGGCTTCGATTTGGCCAATCCGCTGATCAACAAGATTCTCGTTGTGACCGAGCACCTGCGCGATCACCCGCGCCATCTGTCGCAGCATGTCGGTGGGTTCGTCATCTCCGACGAACCGCTGTCGATGCTGGTGCCGGTGGAAAACGCGGCGATGGCCGACCGCACCATCATCCAATGGGACAAGGACGATCTGGAAACCATGAAACTGCTCAAGGTCGATTGCCTGGCACTGGGCATGCTGACCTGCATCCGCAAGACGCTGGATCTGGTGCGCGGCCACCGTGGACGCGACTACAGCATCGCCACGCTGCCGGGCGAGGATGCGCCTACCTACAAGATGATCCAGCGCGCCGACACCGTCGGCGTGTTCCAGGTCGAATCGCGTGCGCAGATGGCGATGCTGCCGCGCCTCAAACCCGCAGTGTTCTACGACCTGGTCATCGAAGTGGCGATCGTGCGCCCCGGCCCGATCCAGGGCGATATGGTGCATCCATATCTGCGTCGCAGGCAGGGCCGCGAAGCGGTGAGCTATCCATCGCCGGAAGTGGAGGACATTCTCAAACCGACGCTTGGTGTGCCGCTGTTCCAGGAACAAGTGATGGAGTTACTGATGCACGCGGCCGATTACACCGAAAGCGAGGCCGACACCCTGCGCCGCTCGATGGCGGCCTGGCGTCGCGGTGGCGACATGGAGCAACACCGCGCGCGGGTGCGTGAGCGCATGCAGGGCAGAGGCTACGCCTCTACTTTCATCGAGCAGATCTTCGAGCAGATCAAAGGCTTCGGCTCCTACGGATTTCCGCAAAGCCATGCCGCCTCGTTTGCCAAGCTGGTGTACGCCAGTTGCTGGCTCAAACGCCACGAGCCGGCGGCGTTCGCCTGCGGGCTGCTCAATGCGCAACCGATGGGCTTCTATTCGGCCAGCCAGATCGTGCAGGACGCACGCCGTGGCAGTCCCGAGCGCGCGCGCGTGGAGGTCTTGCCGGTTGATGTGCTGCATAGCGCGTGGGACAACACGCTGGTCGGTGGCCGTCCGTGGCGTAGCGATGCCGACCCGGGCGAGCAACCGGCGATCCGTCTGGGCATGCGCCAGATCGCTGGATTATCGGAAGGGGCGGCCAAGCGCGTTGTCGCCGCACGCACGCAACTGGCCTTCGTCGATATCGGCGATCTGTGCCTGCGCGCGGCGCTCGACGAAAAGGCGCGCCTCGCCTTGGCCGAAGCCGGCGCCTTGCAGAGCATGGCGGGCAACCGCAACGCTGCGCGTTGGGCAATGGCCGGCGTGGAAGCGCGTCGGCCACTGTTACCGGGCAGCCCGGAAGAGCGCCCGGTGGACTTCCAGGCGCCGCGCGCGGGTGAAGAAATCCTGGCCGATTACCGCTCGGTCGGTCTGAGCCTGCGCCAGCATCCGATGGCACTGCTGCGCCCGCAGATGCGCCAGCGACGCATCCTGGGCCTGCGCGACCTGCAAGGGCGCAGCCACGGCAGCGGCGTGCATGTCGCTGGCCTGGTCACCCAACGCCAGCGCCCGGCCACCGCTAAAGGCACCATCTTCGTCACCCTGGAAGACGAACACGGCATGATCAACGTCATCGTCTGGTCGCACCTGGCGCTGCGCCGTCGCCGCACATTGCTGGAATCGCGTCTGCTCGGGGTGCGCGGCCGCTGGGAACGCGTGGACGGCGTGGAGCACCTCATCGCCGGCGATCTGCACGATTTAAGCGATCTGCTCGGCGACATGCAGTTGCCCTCGCGCGACTTTCATTGA
- a CDS encoding HDOD domain-containing protein, with the protein MKLEALFDQLHTLPTVPKVAQDLIRQFDDPQTTIEVLAHTIERDPVIAAKVLRLANSARFHGLRDSTSVEDAATRLGFNTLRTLVLASAMSGAFRADPGFDLKAFWRHSFEVAGICRLLARQHGFDPETAFTCGMMHNIGELLIQSGAPDYASRINQETSSAGHAAEETLQLGFGYPEVGAELVRRWQLPAVIQEAIAYQVRPAAAPEGALMPLLVAQAVQVSDALDVHGGATPAALQAVRGPLMDTVDLDALFAALPEVIEADRAFAELLH; encoded by the coding sequence ATGAAGTTGGAGGCGTTGTTCGACCAGTTGCATACCTTGCCCACGGTGCCCAAAGTGGCACAGGACCTGATTCGTCAGTTCGACGATCCGCAGACCACGATCGAGGTGCTGGCGCACACCATCGAGCGCGATCCGGTGATCGCCGCCAAGGTGTTGCGGCTGGCCAATTCGGCACGCTTCCATGGTCTGCGCGACTCCACCAGCGTGGAAGACGCGGCCACGCGGCTGGGCTTCAACACGCTGCGCACGCTGGTGCTGGCTTCGGCGATGAGCGGGGCGTTTCGCGCCGACCCGGGCTTCGATCTCAAGGCATTCTGGCGGCACAGTTTCGAAGTGGCCGGCATCTGCCGCTTGCTGGCGCGCCAGCACGGGTTCGATCCGGAAACCGCGTTTACTTGCGGCATGATGCACAACATCGGCGAGCTGCTGATCCAGTCGGGGGCGCCGGATTACGCCAGCCGCATCAATCAGGAAACCTCGTCGGCCGGCCACGCGGCTGAGGAAACCCTGCAACTGGGCTTTGGCTACCCGGAAGTAGGAGCCGAGCTGGTACGGCGCTGGCAGTTGCCTGCGGTGATCCAGGAAGCCATCGCCTATCAGGTCCGACCCGCCGCCGCGCCGGAAGGCGCGCTGATGCCGCTGCTGGTGGCTCAGGCGGTGCAAGTGTCTGATGCGCTGGACGTACACGGCGGAGCCACCCCGGCCGCACTGCAAGCGGTTCGTGGTCCATTGATGGACACGGTGGATCTGGATGCACTGTTTGCCGCGCTGCCGGAGGTGATCGAGGCCGACCGCGCGTTCGCCGAGTTGTTGCACTGA
- a CDS encoding DUF3757 domain-containing protein, with amino-acid sequence MKHPLSTVIFSGMLMLSLQPSTAFGQEQSPQSAKCPEPAAVHYDAAHYRAVADVEFPAGSVAYGRGDWVSTKQPDQGVPIKLSSVLFYGKQPGKSKTESESEGALVNCTYEVRNHKQVDLAYFDRSTPNQQRNLIVVPKRPSRWQLDQKTPAPTQDAFYSCTQSTKDCAFEPRRLE; translated from the coding sequence GTGAAACATCCGCTAAGCACCGTTATTTTCTCCGGCATGCTGATGCTGTCGCTGCAGCCATCCACTGCATTCGGCCAAGAACAGTCTCCGCAAAGCGCAAAATGCCCGGAACCTGCCGCGGTCCACTACGACGCAGCCCACTACCGAGCGGTCGCCGATGTCGAGTTTCCTGCTGGAAGCGTTGCTTATGGAAGAGGCGATTGGGTCAGCACGAAGCAGCCCGATCAGGGTGTACCGATCAAGCTGTCCTCGGTATTGTTCTACGGCAAGCAGCCGGGCAAATCCAAAACAGAATCCGAATCGGAGGGTGCGCTGGTCAATTGCACCTATGAAGTGCGTAACCACAAGCAAGTGGATCTGGCTTACTTCGACCGAAGCACACCAAATCAGCAGCGCAACCTGATCGTCGTCCCCAAACGCCCCTCGCGCTGGCAGCTCGATCAAAAAACGCCAGCACCGACGCAGGATGCGTTCTACTCCTGCACACAGAGTACAAAGGACTGTGCGTTCGAACCGCGACGTCTGGAATGA